In the Wyeomyia smithii strain HCP4-BCI-WySm-NY-G18 chromosome 2, ASM2978416v1, whole genome shotgun sequence genome, one interval contains:
- the LOC129720206 gene encoding uncharacterized protein LOC129720206, whose translation MTAPSYELSKFVGRIIQNSMDSAYNIKDSFEFCDFINTVTLPVGYSLISLDVVSLFTCIPKELVCHDVICYWDQIRPNAKNICLDLFLELVEFCIDASFFKFDGRYHQQVFGTAMGNPLSPIVAELVTEVLLDCVLKQLKIKVPFIKKYVNDLVTAIPLDQLDYVLKIFNSYNPNIQFTCETEENNRLPFLDMLLVRHDDQHISTEWYQKPIASGRFLNYFSAHPPHQKINMAINFISRVNRLSTGLSESAKVNIMDQHLKLNDYPKTLRHRLINQRNCRSTEQHSSNQSPSEHLEYTYRSIAYIPYLTDKINVMKLTIMRTQTI comes from the exons ATGACGGCGCCGTCCTATGAACTTTCAAAGTTCGTAGGAAGAATTATTCAAAATTCCATGGATAGTGCATACAACATTAAAGATTCCTTCGAGTTTTGCGATTTCATCAACACTGTCACGTTACCTGTTGGATATTCGTTGATTTCATTGGATGTGGTTTCATTGTTCACATGCATTCCAAAGGAACTAGTATGCCATGACGTAATTTGTTACTGGGACCAAATAAGACCAAACGCTAAGAACATTTGCTTGGACCTGTTTCTGGAGCTGGTTGAATTTTGCATCGACGCTAGTTTCTTCAAATTTGATGGACGGTACCACCAACAGGTCTTCGGAACAGCTATGGGCAACCCTTTATCGCCAATTGTAGCGGAGCTTGTCACAGAGGTATTGCTTGATTGCGTACTCaaacagcttaaaatcaaagtgccgttcatcaaaaaatatgtgaaCGATTTAGTCACTGCCATTCCACTCGATCAGCTTGACTACGTGCTCAAGATTTTTAATAGCTACAACCCTAACATCCAGTTTACCTGTGAAACAGAGGAAAACAACCGGTTACCTTTCCTTGACATGCTACTTGTCAGGCACGATGATCAACATATATCGACGGAATGGTACCAAAAACCGATTGCAAGTGGCCGTTTTCTAAACTATTTTTCGGCGCATCCACCtcaccaaaaaataaacatggcCATCAATTTTATTAGTAGAGTGAACAGGTTGTCCACCGGCCTATCGGAGTCTGCAAAAGTCAACATAATGGATCAACAtttgaagctgaacgactacccTAAGACACTGCGACATCGCCTGATCAACCAGAGAAACTGTAGGAGTACCGAGCAACATAGTTCCAACCAATCGCCGAGTGAACACCTGGAATACACTTACCGGTCAATAGCATACATTCCGTATCTCACCGATAAGATCA ACGTCATGAAACTGACAATCATGCGCACTCAGACAATCTGA